From the Prunus dulcis chromosome 4, ALMONDv2, whole genome shotgun sequence genome, one window contains:
- the LOC117626750 gene encoding protein RICE SALT SENSITIVE 3-like isoform X1, giving the protein MVGSGATDRSKEAVGMMALHEALRSVCLNTDWTYSVFWTIRPRPRVRGGNGCKVGDDNGSLMLMWEDGFCRGRVSSDCLEDIDGEDPVRKAFSKMSIQLYNYGEGLMGKVASDKCHKWVFKEPTECEPNISNYWQSSFDSLPPEWTDQFESGIQTIAVIQAGHGLLQLGSCKIIPEDLHFVLRMRHTFESLGYQSGFYLSQLFSSTRNNSASSVLPSKQSPIPIRPPPPLFNWAQRPLPSATAMQLPSPNSFQNSAARLGYNPQANKDETHMFLLPHSAETQMGGDMMGGGGGGEHENDIKWPNGLSFFNALTGRSDDAKLLFNPENLGNKGGDENHHNNPNPNSDHASNHNEFLSLDCHPDISARKNMENKYKRSFTLPARMASSSSNSVDHHQHQSVGYRNAEAGMYSDVMETFLE; this is encoded by the exons ATGGTGGGCTCAGGAGCAACAGATAGGAGCAAAGAAGCTGTTGGGATGATGGCCCTCCATGAGGCCCTCAGAAGCGTCTGTCTCAACACAGACTGGACTTACTCTGTCTTCTGGACCATCCGTCCACGCCC GAGAGTCAGAGGAGGTAATGGCTGCAAGGTTGGGGATGACAATGGCAGCTT GATGTTGATGTGGGAAGATGGGTTTTGTCGAGGAAGAGTTTCATCAGATTGTCTTGAAGATATTGACGGAGAAGATCCTGTCAGGAAAGCCTTCAGCAAAATGTCCATTCAGCTGTATAATTATGGAGAAGG GTTGATGGGGAAGGTTGCATCTGATAAGTGCCACAAATGGGTTTTCAAAGAACCTACAGAGTGTGAACCAAACATCTCCAACTACTGGCAAAGTTCTTTTGATTCT CTTCCTCCTGAATGGACTGATCAGTTTGAGTCAGGCATTCAG ACAATTGCTGTAATTCAAGCTGGTCATGGTCTTCTGCAGTTGGGCTCCTGCAAGATt ATACCAGAAGATCTTCACTTTGTGCTAAGAATGAGGCATACCTTTGAGTCTCTAGGCTACCAATCTGGTTTTTACCTCTCCCAACTATTTTCCTCCACCAGAAACAACTCTGCCTCATCAGTGCTTCCTTCAAAGCAGTCCCCAATTCCGATCCggcctcctcctcctctcttcAATTGGGCTCAAAGGCCTCTTCCATCTGCAACAGCTATGCAGCTGCCTTCACCCAACAGTTTTCAGAACTCTGCAGCCAGACTTGGATACAATCCACAAGCCAATAAAGATGAGACACACATGTTTTTGCTGCCTCATTCAGCCGAAACACAAATGGGAGGAGACATGatgggaggaggaggaggaggagagcaTGAAAATGACATCAAATGGCCAAATGGATTGTCTTTCTTCAATGCCCTCACGGGACGTTCCGATGATGCAAAGCTTTTGTTCAATCCGGAGAACTTGGGAAACAAAGGTGGAGACGAAAATCACCACAACAACCCGAATCCAAACTCAGATCATGCTTCGAATCACAATGAGTTTTTGAGCTTGGATTGCCACCCGGATATTAGTGCAAGGAAGAACATGGAGAACAAGTACAAGAGGAGCTTTACCTTGCCTGCAAGAATGGCTTCATCGTCTTCAAACTCAGTTGATCACCATCAGCACCAATCTGTGGGGTATCGAAATGCTGAAGCTGGTATGTACTCTGATGTTATGGAGACCTTCTTGGAGTGA
- the LOC117626750 gene encoding protein RICE SALT SENSITIVE 3-like isoform X2 produces MGKVASDKCHKWVFKEPTECEPNISNYWQSSFDSLPPEWTDQFESGIQTIAVIQAGHGLLQLGSCKIIPEDLHFVLRMRHTFESLGYQSGFYLSQLFSSTRNNSASSVLPSKQSPIPIRPPPPLFNWAQRPLPSATAMQLPSPNSFQNSAARLGYNPQANKDETHMFLLPHSAETQMGGDMMGGGGGGEHENDIKWPNGLSFFNALTGRSDDAKLLFNPENLGNKGGDENHHNNPNPNSDHASNHNEFLSLDCHPDISARKNMENKYKRSFTLPARMASSSSNSVDHHQHQSVGYRNAEAGMYSDVMETFLE; encoded by the exons ATGGGGAAGGTTGCATCTGATAAGTGCCACAAATGGGTTTTCAAAGAACCTACAGAGTGTGAACCAAACATCTCCAACTACTGGCAAAGTTCTTTTGATTCT CTTCCTCCTGAATGGACTGATCAGTTTGAGTCAGGCATTCAG ACAATTGCTGTAATTCAAGCTGGTCATGGTCTTCTGCAGTTGGGCTCCTGCAAGATt ATACCAGAAGATCTTCACTTTGTGCTAAGAATGAGGCATACCTTTGAGTCTCTAGGCTACCAATCTGGTTTTTACCTCTCCCAACTATTTTCCTCCACCAGAAACAACTCTGCCTCATCAGTGCTTCCTTCAAAGCAGTCCCCAATTCCGATCCggcctcctcctcctctcttcAATTGGGCTCAAAGGCCTCTTCCATCTGCAACAGCTATGCAGCTGCCTTCACCCAACAGTTTTCAGAACTCTGCAGCCAGACTTGGATACAATCCACAAGCCAATAAAGATGAGACACACATGTTTTTGCTGCCTCATTCAGCCGAAACACAAATGGGAGGAGACATGatgggaggaggaggaggaggagagcaTGAAAATGACATCAAATGGCCAAATGGATTGTCTTTCTTCAATGCCCTCACGGGACGTTCCGATGATGCAAAGCTTTTGTTCAATCCGGAGAACTTGGGAAACAAAGGTGGAGACGAAAATCACCACAACAACCCGAATCCAAACTCAGATCATGCTTCGAATCACAATGAGTTTTTGAGCTTGGATTGCCACCCGGATATTAGTGCAAGGAAGAACATGGAGAACAAGTACAAGAGGAGCTTTACCTTGCCTGCAAGAATGGCTTCATCGTCTTCAAACTCAGTTGATCACCATCAGCACCAATCTGTGGGGTATCGAAATGCTGAAGCTGGTATGTACTCTGATGTTATGGAGACCTTCTTGGAGTGA